The Primulina huaijiensis isolate GDHJ02 unplaced genomic scaffold, ASM1229523v2 scaffold26513, whole genome shotgun sequence genome includes the window AATTGGTTGtgaaattatgattcatatgttaaaacatgtaacataattgtgaaattgtaattcatatattaaaacatgtaacatagttgtgaaattgtgattcatatgttaaaacacacatgtaacatagttggttataaaattgtgattcatatgttaaaacaacaaGTAACATAATTGGTTGtgaaattatgattcatatgttaaaacatgtaacatagttgtgaaattgtaattcatatgttaaaacatgtaaaatagttgtgaaattgtgattcatatgttaaaaacatgtacataattgtgattcatatattaaaacatgtaacatagttgtgaaattgtgattcatatgttaaaacatgtaacatagttgtgaaattgtgactcatatatcataacatgtaacataataatgtaacattatagaacatacttgtgaaattatgtaattcgtatgttaaaaaacatgcaacattgatcaaaattatgtaattatccgtcaaaattaaataattatcgaccatatttatcaaatatatggATTAGAAAAAAAGTCGACACAAAAACAACCTTGATGGTGGTCGACCACCTCCAAGCAATTGCTTGAAGTGGTCGACCAAGACCATTTCCAAGCAAAgcaattggtcgaccaagaccatggtctcttggtcgaccaagaccaAAATTTTGGTCTTGGTTGCTTGGAAGTGGTCGACCAAGACCACTTTCAAGCAAtttcaagattttggtcgaccaagacaAAAATTTTGTGTTCTTGGTCGACAAAAATTTTGGTCAAGTGtgggttgattttttttttccaagtaAATTGACAAATCtcaataaatcgaaataaatgTGAAAGATAAATTGTTTTGAGAAGAAGTCGACCGAAAAAAGATTCAGATTTGGAGTCGACTGAAATGAGAATGAATGCAGTATTAagagtttttaaatcaaatttaataatatatttatatttaaatataaaaatatttatgtaaattgatttatagattttttttaaataaatcaagtTTGGATCCCTTTTCCCCAAATTTTCCGCCAGCTATTGATTTTGTGTGTTTGTGATTCTCTACAGTGTGTGGAAATTCATTTCAACGAATTTAGTTTATCGGAGAGAGATTGGAGGACGAAGGGCGGGGGGTGCTGACGGGGTTTCTCTTCGCTTTCACACTTTCTCTCTCTAGACTGTTGGTGCTGGAGATATTATTACTTTAGACTGAGATATCAATGTGTGATCCTTGATAGCTTATTTGTTTGGTAAATTAAAGTGGCccatttgttaattttttttcttgaaatttatcTCTGAATTTATATTTCGGGGGAGGGACAGTTAAAGAAATAGATGGGGGCATGTGTTTCTTTACCGGAGAAGTGTGTGGAAGGTGAAGTTGGTGGTTCAAGAATGAAGACTTCTAGAAAGAGAAGAAGGGATATGAGAAAAAGGGCGCCTTTTCAATTATCTGATCGATCGTCTGATGGAGTTGAAAAGATTGCACCTTTGGCTGTGGATCTTCCCTTCAACAATCCCATTTTTCGTGGTTCTGCTCTTTCCTTCCTTTGTGATTGTTATTGTGGATTTCTTTTCCATAAGCAGATGAATTGATTATGTTAGTTTTTATATCTATATGGTGACGTTGATTTCAATTTGCTTCTTATACTGCATTGGCTGGAGATGGAAGTTGATGTAGAATATGTGTTGGTGATGATGTTGGTTTTAGCCGTGAAACTTGAATAGATAAAAGgaaaatagaatatatgttggcgacattattttttttagccaTGAAGATTAAGAGATCAAAGAGAAATAGAATGTGTGGAGACGGGAGATACTCAATCATTCACTACCCTGCATTGGACTTAATGCTAGGGATATTAGAAAGTTGGTAGTTGCTGTACTTTGgaacaaaatgataaaaaaggagactaatattttatatcactTTTAAATATTGAAGATGTAAAATACTGTCATCATATGAGGCTGGTAGAACTGAATTGATCACCGATCACTTGTGGATTAATAAACCTTTTCAGGATCTTGTGCGGTCTGTTAACTATGGTGGTGATCTTATCTGGTTTTTAGTGGTTCTTTCAAGGGATTCAATTTTCTTGCAAATGGAGTGGTATTTAATCTTTATTGTTTTGTTGATGAATTGGATTATCTACCATTTCCATCTGTTGAAGTTGTTGAAAACTTGTTGATAAGTAGTTAATCTACTCAAAACCAGAATTTCACTGTGAATTTGATTGCCTACGTGCTTCAATTTAATATTTAGGCTGTTGAGGGAATTCATGacttttgaaattaatttaagaTTGTTCTTTCTTGCCTTGTCTTCTTTGTACAGTTGCTATTTCAGGAAGTGTTGAGGAAGCATGGTTTGATTCAGTTGCAGCACTTGACTCAGACTGGAGCGATGAAGATTTTCATAGTGTTCCTGATGGTAAGCTAAAATCTTATATTTTCCCCCTCTCTAGAATTTAGTAATCCAAGCTTCTAGTGAAGTTCATTCCCTTTCCACAGATATGCTCTATCTAAACGACATTGATGACACATCCATTGTAGATATTTTTTCTCCCAGAAATACGAGTCATGAGGGTGGTGATTTCAGCACCAGACATGAATCTTCTGCTGAACACACCGAGGGCTTGCCAACTGCAAATTCTGCAGGCCTTTCAGTTAATGGTTCAGATAAATGCTTAGTCCCTCCTACTGATTCCGAGCGCAGAATGAAATCCAATGAACGACTTAGTGAAACAAAGCCTTTATATTTGGATGAGAAATCTGATTCCGTTGGAGAAAATGCTGGTGGTGATGACAGTTTGTTGGATAATTGTGGAATTCTTCCAAGCAACTGTTTGCCTTGTCTTGTTTCGTCCGTTACTTCTGAAGAGAAAAGAAGATCACTAAGCTCTAGCCCTCCCGATACAAGGAAAAAGGCTACCTTGAAACTTTCGTTCAAATGGCGAGAAGGCCATCCCGCAGCTAATTTACGTGAgtggataaatttttttttcctggtgTTTTGGTAGGTTATGTACATTACTGCATTTTGGTTGCCCAAGAAATTCTATAGACAGGTATCATTGAACACAGTTACCTTTATCTTCATAATATGTTGATTAACCTTAGGGCTGGCTCACAAGATTCAGTTCTCATGTTCGTGTTCTGTTGACTTTAATTCATGGTTTCGATGAAAAACTAATTGTTCTTGATCTATTTGTGGAAGGGATGTGAAGTATTACATCATTGTCATTGTGGATGGTTTCGAGACTATGATTCTTTTAGCTTCAAATTTAACATACCTGGAAAAGAAAATCCATCCATGTGTCATCACATACCTCTGGATTTAACTACAGCTACaagaaaattgaatttgaatGGTGGGAAAAATATCCTGGCCTCGTCTTTTGGATTTTGAGCTTGACTGAAATTCTCTCTTTTGCTGTTTCAAGGGATTCTCTAAAATTGTCGATTTTTGTAAGCTGGTCAagtgaaatattaaaaaattgtgaAAGTCAGGCTCTTGTACCTACACTGTCTACGTTTCACCTGTGGAATATATAATGATTAATCTAATGTCATGGGCATATGGACCAGCCATGACACTACTCTTTCTCAGTCACGGTACATACCAGAATTTGTGGTACGTAGGATGGAGAAATCTGGTTAACTCTTGGAAAAATTAGTGGCTTAACAAATAAAGTCATGACATAATTGCTCATGACATACAGAGTTTTGAAAACGTTTCTGGTTTTTCGTATTCTAGTTTCTTCAAAACCGTTGCTCCACAGACCTATAGCTGGTTCTCAAGTACCATTCTGTCCATTGGAGAAGAGAGTGCCTGACAGTTGGTCAAACATTGAGCCTGGGAGTTTCAAGATCAGGGGACTTAATTATCTCAGGTGACAGAATCATAAAAGTTCCGTTCTACACTGAAAACCTAAGAAAGTATCTATCTCTATGTTGGTTCTCAAATCTAACATTTTCTGTGAAGGGATAAAAAGAAGGAGCTTTCTTCAAACTGTGCAGCATATTATCCCTTTGGCCTTGATGTATTTTTATCTCAGAGAAAAATTAATCACATTGCTCGCTTTGTGGAACTTCCTGTCATTAATTCTTCGGGGAAACTTCCACAAATTCTTGTGGTAAATGTTCAGGTACTGTTGACAATACACCAAGTAGATTgatcattatttctttttacaACAAATGAAGCCATACATATTTTCTTCTCCCgaacatttattttctttttgaatgGAAATAAAAGATATTATAACTATGTCAAAATGAATGTTATAACTATGTCAAAATGAATGTGACACTagcatgtttttattattttacagATACCATTGTATCCTGCTGCAATTTTCCAGGGTGAAACAGACGGGAAAGGAATAAgttttgttatgtacttcaaGCTTTCTGATAGCTTTGGCAAAGAAATTCCAGCTCATTTTCAGGAAAATATTAGGGTGAGGGaatcaataaattttcatgTCAGCATACTCTTTTAAAATACAGAAGGATTACTTTGTTTGCTGCTATGGCTAAAATAGTATGTCCTGCATGTATCACTTCTTGGCTTTCATCCACGCATTTATGGTTTTCCAATTGCAGAAGCTAATTGGTAATGAAGTAGAAAAAGTTAAAGGTTTTCGTGGAGACACACTCATACCATTTAGAGAAAGGTTGAAGATATTGGGCCGCGTGGCGAATGTGGATGACCTTCCTCTAAGTGCTGCAGAGAGGAAGCTCATGCATGCCTACAATGAGAAACCTGTTCTTTCGCGTCCTCAACATAAATTTTACACGGTAAGCATAAGCCTAGTATTGATGGGATTTCTATCGATATCTCAAATATCTTTAAATCTTGaagtatttttctttatttctttacaGGGTGAATACTACTTTGAGATTGATTTGGATATGCACAGATTTAGCTACATTTCAAGAAAAGGGTTCGAAACTTTCACAGATAGACTAAAGCTTTGTGTATTGGATTTCGGATTAACAATACAGGTATGCACCATGCAAGTCAAcatttttttgtcttttatttaCAACTTTGGCTTGTAACTCATTCCATGCATATGGAGGTCATTCATTTTAAACCGCATTTAAGGATACATATCATTTATGTGCACGAAATATTAAACATAATTTGATGAACAAATGTAACAAGGATGATCTTGTCACGGATCAGATATTTTAATGTATGCAATCTGTCTACATTTCAGGGTAACAAAGCCGAAGAGTTACCGGAACATATCTTGTGCTGTGTTAGATTAAATACTAtcgattatttgaattatcaacAACTGGGATTTCCAGAAGAAACCCCCGAATAGGTGTAAAATCTTGGGAGATAATGACAGTAAATTTGATTTATTCTTTGAGTGGATGATTTCTTTTCGAGGCTTCCATTTCTTTCTCTCTCATTTTGAGTAGCTACCAATGTTCTTGTAAATCCGAATCGGCTATATTTTGATGAGATTATTATACAAGTTTTGCATATCCAAGATGGAAACGAAATACTCGATTACGTTGTATGCTATACATATTGTACGTGCGGCCAGAAACTGAGACCATGGATGGAATTTTACTTTTGATAAGGTAAGAACACTAGCAAGAAAAGGGATTCTCTTTAATGAAAGAATTTATTCCCCAAGGCATTCCCTTTGCTTCCAATTTTGTTGTGAAAGTTGATTCTTTCGAGCTCCACTTATTTCTAGTATCTTAATTAATCTAACTTCTCGTTAGTAGCGTTCACGTGGACCACATATTTTTTTGAACTCGAGCTCTACTCGCTGATCACGCTAGTTTAAAGTTAATCTGATTGGAAATTGAGTATTTTTTAGGTacaatattttgaatgaaacaAATGCTCGTACTCGATGGTTATTAATGATCAAGTCTCTTCCACCATTATCggaaaataaatattaacaaATTTACAAACAACAGAATACTGCAGTTTGAAGTTACCTGAGAGTAACACTACCGAGTCTTTCCTTTTCAGCTCACATGAAGTCCAATCTCGTGAAGAACCACGCCCATAAAAACATCGACAGAGGCCCTATGGAACAATTTAgataccatatttttttaagaaatattccAGGAAATTAAATGTAAAAGTACTTTTAAACTAAActtgttttttatatatattttaccaGTAATTTTCCAGGGGAAAAATCTTGAGGCATTGCTCCATGATCCCACGTAGATACAATCTATCTTTGTATTCAATCCACGGGGACAATTACACGCGAACGACTTGGATTCGTCGTCGTTGTATCCACAAACTCCATTACTCTTTTCGCAGCTCATGCACAGCACAGGATAATCGTTATCGAAAGTGAACTTATACTTCAGTGCCAATCTGTAGTTCCATTCCTCTGGATAGTATTTTGCCCCGTTGAATCCATACAAAGACGAATAGGATGAACACTGCAGCTTCGGCAAGTCCATCTCAAATGAAGGGCCAAGATTTACCGGTGTGTACACGCAGCAAGGGGACCCAGACAAACAAACCCTACTGATCGCTCCACAAGAATACAGCAGGCTGCAGATAGACGAGCCCTGAGGGTCACATAGGGAAGTAGACGACCCATTTTCTTTGAGCTCCGTGGAGCATTCGAGCAAGGCAACGACTGTTTTGTCGTGGAAGGAGAAGGGCGCGTCCCAGTCGAGGCCGAAGCCTTTGCTTGGCTGAATGCAGGAGCAAGTGGACATGGTGGGATCAGAATAGATGATTTGGTTGCTGTAGTCGATGGAAGTAACTGTGTAGCAGCCGGTGTATGTGGGTGGAGAACGTGAGGCGTTGTTCGGTGCATGTTAAGTACGGGAGGAAGCGTGGATTGCCACAGCCGATGCCGAAAGGGTATTTGATTGGGATCGTGCCGCAGGTCTTGTGACATGTTTGTGAGGAGATTAAGATGGGGAGAAGAATGAGAAAAGTGGTGCAAAGCAGGGTTTGGAATGGGTTCCTTGGCTTCATGTTGAAGAGGTAAACACATGCAATATAGCAAGCTAAGTGGGATCAGGAAGGTAAGTGTGATTTTAAGGGTTGACATTGTTGGATCTCgattttctcgtgcccaaacgtagcggaagttttaaaattttattttattttgacaatccaaatatatttgttttggacattcgtatgattttataaataaacattcataagatgttaaagaattatacctttggtgaataattTCACTTGTCACCAACTAATCCGGGGTAGTTGGCGTATATGGCTCTTGATGAAttccctacgaacgttcttcaaaaactcctttctttattcttctaatcaggtccacgactagatgatttgttcctcttctaatttgcactagaaaaattagaagagattttacgttgaGATCAAAGTATGAGAGACGACTCAAACTTTTCCCCGAAGAGATGTGGCCGAATTTTGGAGAGGAGGAGGAGAggggaatttcgaaaattccaaaGTGTGGAGACTagggtttttcaaaaattgtgaatgaattatttATGACCTTAAGCCTAatgcacatatatataagcttagagcccattaataaaattaaatacttaatgggcttaatcaattaattattcgaatccaattagtttaattaagtaattaatcttttaaagtccaattaagaaccttaataatatgtatgttggtcttgtactcatacaagcccattatacatatacccattacatttaatttaaatatcttataaattcaacatttgaatttgatatttaaattataaattcaactccttgaatttattctccccaaatttcataaattcaaattcttgaatttactatctcataaattcaactctttgaatttattttctcaaaatttaattatcataaattcaacttcttgaatttactatatcataattgtgtgaccctcaatggtttaggaatacagctagccgtaggttcacaactccttgtgattcagaataacatttattcttattcgggcttaccctagttagccccattcttttcatcaacaccttgatcaagaatgtcagaactcatttctgattgcacccatcggattatggtaagagcgtttagtagcatcgccccatga containing:
- the LOC140967717 gene encoding uncharacterized protein isoform X5 produces the protein MGACVSLPEKCVEGEVGGSRMKTSRKRRRDMRKRAPFQLSDRSSDGVEKIAPLAVDLPFNNPIFRVAISGSVEEAWFDSVAALDSDWSDEDFHSVPDDMLYLNDIDDTSIVDIFSPRNTSHEGGDFSTRHESSAEHTEGLPTANSAGLSVNGSDKCLVPPTDSERRMKSNERLSETKPLYLDEKSDSVGENAGGDDSLLDNCGILPSNCLPCLVSSVTSEEKRRSLSSSPPDTRKKATLKLSFKWREGHPAANLLSSKPLLHRPIAGSQVPFCPLEKRVPDSWSNIEPGSFKIRGLNYLRDKKKELSSNCAAYYPFGLDVFLSQRKINHIARFVELPVINSSGKLPQILVVNVQGETDGKGISFVMYFKLSDSFGKEIPAHFQENIRKLIGNEVEKVKGFRGDTLIPFRERLKILGRVANVDDLPLSAAERKLMHAYNEKPVLSRPQHKFYTGEYYFEIDLDMHRFSYISRKGFETFTDRLKLCVLDFGLTIQGNKAEELPEHILCCVRLNTIDYLNYQQLGFPEETPE
- the LOC140967717 gene encoding uncharacterized protein isoform X2, translating into MGACVSLPEKCVEGEVGGSRMKTSRKRRRDMRKRAPFQLSDRSSDGVEKIAPLAVDLPFNNPIFLAISGSVEEAWFDSVAALDSDWSDEDFHSVPDDMLYLNDIDDTSIVDIFSPRNTSHEGGDFSTRHESSAEHTEGLPTANSAGLSVNGSDKCLVPPTDSERRMKSNERLSETKPLYLDEKSDSVGENAGGDDSLLDNCGILPSNCLPCLVSSVTSEEKRRSLSSSPPDTRKKATLKLSFKWREGHPAANLLSSKPLLHRPIAGSQVPFCPLEKRVPDSWSNIEPGSFKIRGLNYLRDKKKELSSNCAAYYPFGLDVFLSQRKINHIARFVELPVINSSGKLPQILVVNVQIPLYPAAIFQGETDGKGISFVMYFKLSDSFGKEIPAHFQENIRKLIGNEVEKVKGFRGDTLIPFRERLKILGRVANVDDLPLSAAERKLMHAYNEKPVLSRPQHKFYTGEYYFEIDLDMHRFSYISRKGFETFTDRLKLCVLDFGLTIQGNKAEELPEHILCCVRLNTIDYLNYQQLGFPEETPE
- the LOC140967717 gene encoding uncharacterized protein isoform X6, with the translated sequence MGACVSLPEKCVEGEVGGSRMKTSRKRRRDMRKRAPFQLSDRSSDGVEKIAPLAVDLPFNNPIFRVAISGSVEEAWFDSVAALDSDWSDEDFHSVPDDIFSPRNTSHEGGDFSTRHESSAEHTEGLPTANSAGLSVNGSDKCLVPPTDSERRMKSNERLSETKPLYLDEKSDSVGENAGGDDSLLDNCGILPSNCLPCLVSSVTSEEKRRSLSSSPPDTRKKATLKLSFKWREGHPAANLLSSKPLLHRPIAGSQVPFCPLEKRVPDSWSNIEPGSFKIRGLNYLRDKKKELSSNCAAYYPFGLDVFLSQRKINHIARFVELPVINSSGKLPQILVVNVQIPLYPAAIFQGETDGKGISFVMYFKLSDSFGKEIPAHFQENIRKLIGNEVEKVKGFRGDTLIPFRERLKILGRVANVDDLPLSAAERKLMHAYNEKPVLSRPQHKFYTGEYYFEIDLDMHRFSYISRKGFETFTDRLKLCVLDFGLTIQGNKAEELPEHILCCVRLNTIDYLNYQQLGFPEETPE
- the LOC140967717 gene encoding uncharacterized protein isoform X7; amino-acid sequence: MGACVSLPEKCVEGEVGGSRMKTSRKRRRDMRKRAPFQLSDRSSDGVEKIAPLAVDLPFNNPIFLAISGSVEEAWFDSVAALDSDWSDEDFHSVPDDIFSPRNTSHEGGDFSTRHESSAEHTEGLPTANSAGLSVNGSDKCLVPPTDSERRMKSNERLSETKPLYLDEKSDSVGENAGGDDSLLDNCGILPSNCLPCLVSSVTSEEKRRSLSSSPPDTRKKATLKLSFKWREGHPAANLLSSKPLLHRPIAGSQVPFCPLEKRVPDSWSNIEPGSFKIRGLNYLRDKKKELSSNCAAYYPFGLDVFLSQRKINHIARFVELPVINSSGKLPQILVVNVQIPLYPAAIFQGETDGKGISFVMYFKLSDSFGKEIPAHFQENIRKLIGNEVEKVKGFRGDTLIPFRERLKILGRVANVDDLPLSAAERKLMHAYNEKPVLSRPQHKFYTGEYYFEIDLDMHRFSYISRKGFETFTDRLKLCVLDFGLTIQGNKAEELPEHILCCVRLNTIDYLNYQQLGFPEETPE
- the LOC140967717 gene encoding uncharacterized protein isoform X4, translated to MGACVSLPEKCVEGEVGGSRMKTSRKRRRDMRKRAPFQLSDRSSDGVEKIAPLAVDLPFNNPIFRSVEEAWFDSVAALDSDWSDEDFHSVPDDMLYLNDIDDTSIVDIFSPRNTSHEGGDFSTRHESSAEHTEGLPTANSAGLSVNGSDKCLVPPTDSERRMKSNERLSETKPLYLDEKSDSVGENAGGDDSLLDNCGILPSNCLPCLVSSVTSEEKRRSLSSSPPDTRKKATLKLSFKWREGHPAANLLSSKPLLHRPIAGSQVPFCPLEKRVPDSWSNIEPGSFKIRGLNYLRDKKKELSSNCAAYYPFGLDVFLSQRKINHIARFVELPVINSSGKLPQILVVNVQIPLYPAAIFQGETDGKGISFVMYFKLSDSFGKEIPAHFQENIRKLIGNEVEKVKGFRGDTLIPFRERLKILGRVANVDDLPLSAAERKLMHAYNEKPVLSRPQHKFYTGEYYFEIDLDMHRFSYISRKGFETFTDRLKLCVLDFGLTIQGNKAEELPEHILCCVRLNTIDYLNYQQLGFPEETPE
- the LOC140967717 gene encoding uncharacterized protein isoform X1 codes for the protein MGACVSLPEKCVEGEVGGSRMKTSRKRRRDMRKRAPFQLSDRSSDGVEKIAPLAVDLPFNNPIFRVAISGSVEEAWFDSVAALDSDWSDEDFHSVPDDMLYLNDIDDTSIVDIFSPRNTSHEGGDFSTRHESSAEHTEGLPTANSAGLSVNGSDKCLVPPTDSERRMKSNERLSETKPLYLDEKSDSVGENAGGDDSLLDNCGILPSNCLPCLVSSVTSEEKRRSLSSSPPDTRKKATLKLSFKWREGHPAANLLSSKPLLHRPIAGSQVPFCPLEKRVPDSWSNIEPGSFKIRGLNYLRDKKKELSSNCAAYYPFGLDVFLSQRKINHIARFVELPVINSSGKLPQILVVNVQIPLYPAAIFQGETDGKGISFVMYFKLSDSFGKEIPAHFQENIRKLIGNEVEKVKGFRGDTLIPFRERLKILGRVANVDDLPLSAAERKLMHAYNEKPVLSRPQHKFYTGEYYFEIDLDMHRFSYISRKGFETFTDRLKLCVLDFGLTIQGNKAEELPEHILCCVRLNTIDYLNYQQLGFPEETPE
- the LOC140967717 gene encoding uncharacterized protein isoform X8, which codes for MGACVSLPEKCVEGEVGGSRMKTSRKRRRDMRKRAPFQLSDRSSDGVEKIAPLAVDLPFNNPIFRGSVEEAWFDSVAALDSDWSDEDFHSVPDDIFSPRNTSHEGGDFSTRHESSAEHTEGLPTANSAGLSVNGSDKCLVPPTDSERRMKSNERLSETKPLYLDEKSDSVGENAGGDDSLLDNCGILPSNCLPCLVSSVTSEEKRRSLSSSPPDTRKKATLKLSFKWREGHPAANLLSSKPLLHRPIAGSQVPFCPLEKRVPDSWSNIEPGSFKIRGLNYLRDKKKELSSNCAAYYPFGLDVFLSQRKINHIARFVELPVINSSGKLPQILVVNVQIPLYPAAIFQGETDGKGISFVMYFKLSDSFGKEIPAHFQENIRKLIGNEVEKVKGFRGDTLIPFRERLKILGRVANVDDLPLSAAERKLMHAYNEKPVLSRPQHKFYTGEYYFEIDLDMHRFSYISRKGFETFTDRLKLCVLDFGLTIQGNKAEELPEHILCCVRLNTIDYLNYQQLGFPEETPE
- the LOC140967717 gene encoding uncharacterized protein isoform X9 → MGACVSLPEKCVEGEVGGSRMKTSRKRRRDMRKRAPFQLSDRSSDGVEKIAPLAVDLPFNNPIFRSVEEAWFDSVAALDSDWSDEDFHSVPDDIFSPRNTSHEGGDFSTRHESSAEHTEGLPTANSAGLSVNGSDKCLVPPTDSERRMKSNERLSETKPLYLDEKSDSVGENAGGDDSLLDNCGILPSNCLPCLVSSVTSEEKRRSLSSSPPDTRKKATLKLSFKWREGHPAANLLSSKPLLHRPIAGSQVPFCPLEKRVPDSWSNIEPGSFKIRGLNYLRDKKKELSSNCAAYYPFGLDVFLSQRKINHIARFVELPVINSSGKLPQILVVNVQIPLYPAAIFQGETDGKGISFVMYFKLSDSFGKEIPAHFQENIRKLIGNEVEKVKGFRGDTLIPFRERLKILGRVANVDDLPLSAAERKLMHAYNEKPVLSRPQHKFYTGEYYFEIDLDMHRFSYISRKGFETFTDRLKLCVLDFGLTIQGNKAEELPEHILCCVRLNTIDYLNYQQLGFPEETPE
- the LOC140967717 gene encoding uncharacterized protein isoform X3; the protein is MGACVSLPEKCVEGEVGGSRMKTSRKRRRDMRKRAPFQLSDRSSDGVEKIAPLAVDLPFNNPIFRGSVEEAWFDSVAALDSDWSDEDFHSVPDDMLYLNDIDDTSIVDIFSPRNTSHEGGDFSTRHESSAEHTEGLPTANSAGLSVNGSDKCLVPPTDSERRMKSNERLSETKPLYLDEKSDSVGENAGGDDSLLDNCGILPSNCLPCLVSSVTSEEKRRSLSSSPPDTRKKATLKLSFKWREGHPAANLLSSKPLLHRPIAGSQVPFCPLEKRVPDSWSNIEPGSFKIRGLNYLRDKKKELSSNCAAYYPFGLDVFLSQRKINHIARFVELPVINSSGKLPQILVVNVQIPLYPAAIFQGETDGKGISFVMYFKLSDSFGKEIPAHFQENIRKLIGNEVEKVKGFRGDTLIPFRERLKILGRVANVDDLPLSAAERKLMHAYNEKPVLSRPQHKFYTGEYYFEIDLDMHRFSYISRKGFETFTDRLKLCVLDFGLTIQGNKAEELPEHILCCVRLNTIDYLNYQQLGFPEETPE